The Epinephelus lanceolatus isolate andai-2023 chromosome 11, ASM4190304v1, whole genome shotgun sequence genome window below encodes:
- the ltn1 gene encoding E3 ubiquitin-protein ligase listerin: MGGKNKQRTKGNVRPSSSGRAAEVLTREGGVIPGFVGFDTTVTSELSYVPAVHGAEEIDNLVDADFRLVLRKLSKRDVVTRLKAVQDFGSMCQERNAEEVKGVLPYWPRIYCKISVDHDRRIREATQQAFEQLVLKVRRNLAPFLKSLMGHWILSQCDTYTPAASAACQAFQAAFSPTKQPEALSFCKDEILNVLQDILLKETADTLSDPQSVTEEEREGKYVRMLTSSLLGVKRLLSLLLQSDRTALEERLAQLLNSGKFWKYSKHKTPQVRGAFFEMVCALCEFTPGLVQAEAARLCPAVLLSIDDTDPVVLPPVWEAVLHVVSTIPDCWTHVNAKKGFLPKLWALLKEGGKGMAKAFHPNLMPLLSKLPPQVTEPTLDFYTTFFSSFIQGLSSERAVASPSESAAIVTSVVECLRYCTLQNTEEEEEQKKIRTMLISQQLLPLLEKAFGSPSLQNGPLFLLVTEILVSWEKRAGLHSEAEANGSSDVFQGLLADFWEGLGLLFVRYADNEDADPQALEGVATLLQVMRYPERVKRKHIQKKKSVKICFSKPEDNEKTGVEGDGVEKPVQTVSELVNEKSFGSLQTQHFEDVVCQLAQLCLVHVNEKNSERHLVFLSLLLQSFHTPRVFSTLVEMDDKITDGEQRDEVTAKNPAVQFLLERVVVWLAEKGRRDTEHVVELVFSSLYCCSQQETIRILNHITMMELQWRIILQIIQRACTDPETLKSCRDWLKGSVLGEQLLGLTEELCNVGCSSPSSTSSTSNHSWTLISLVLSQHHNNEPLIGEVYLEKILERLHATLSETKSLSDAGNMEPLICFICDVASTFFSSVQDCLLLLSAEELLLTVFQLTAQDQTHTHLSDSLLDKLRKVCVAGVRSLVQHSECEVKEGGFLHSAALWVTNQLLTVSLDIKSLQVLILAVQSLVETIISVCDQDSPLLVQVFTQLTPSQTEWTRIRHALPPQWIKSPLLSSRHRGVCEKPSIDIWKSKVSTRLPAHLCACALLGKVARTVASTPHDEKPAECPSHLPNLKYTVSELLYALQWCKEVEYIPAYQSLLTDWGLLGLQNQVPMKDLLGTLYSRSVEDGGLWSLTLENYIHSNNLASTHSATVRKLYSSADSLFPVSQSKLSTLQVLCPTMTKEDRETLVALATAGIINWQENDDVYGCLAVLVCCLNANTQVEDEVVQAILATMMEWRNSKEDWFLFSSDLSKASAGQLNLAVEMIRFLSWLVTHCPTVLGGSQWDFLLCSMLAWLETASEKVSSLWNPWVQLFVCENAALIVKLNQFFISPSSEVLEKLPPELTGEWRDFFVEGIYNLLFPLPVNITDAFTEPDDPVFPMAVLQSVGVALTYMPVQQLKQNSLPPRFIADQKTNLPEPLQTLLNTLCPLLLFKARPLQITIYHLLEKVMPQLPECDGEGDNNKSDDDGDEPCLSPPAALMAILSTCEELCDSILAGVQVGEFAVVQPLSVEYSCILGYLLAWKLLLTFFKSSPSHLRAHYAQYLKRSCSLNKLLLHLFKLMPENPTYPSQGAETKETKTFFTESQCLAVDNDDNVKWELPHLACSVYYSTVQDLPAMVRLWWNGQEKRVSAAAEKFTIKYVSPVLSAEEISSVHSSTQMFDSMTVKARSAAREVIATYSVDDIFIELVIQLPQNYPLGSITVESGKRVGVAVQQWRNWMLQLSTYLTHQNGSIMEGLALWKNNVDKRFEGIEDCMICFSVIHGSNYSLPKKGCRTCKKKFHSACLYKWFTSSNKSTCPLCRETFF, encoded by the exons ATGGGGGGTAAGAATAAACAGCGAACTAAAGGAAATGTTCGG CCGTCCAGTAGCGGCCGAGCTGCTGAGGTTTTAACCCGGGAGGGTGGTGTCATCCCGGGGTTTGTGGGCTTCGACACGACGGTCACCTCGGAGCTGAGTTATGTCCCTGCTGTCCACGGCGCGGAGGAGATAGACAACCTGGTGGATGCTGATTTCCGCCTAGTGCTCAGGAAACTCTCGAAGAGGGATGTTGTTACCAGACTGAAA GCTGTGCAGGACTTTGGGTCCATGTGTCAGGAACGGAATGCTGAAGAGGTGAAAGGCGTGTTGCCGTACTGGCCGAGGATTTACTGCAAGATATCAGTG GACCATGACCGCCGGATCAGGGAGGCCACCCAGCAGGCCTTCGAGCAGCTGGTGCTGAAAGTGCGTCGCAACTTGGCTCCCTTTCTGAAGAGCTTGATGGGCCACTGGATTCTGTCCCAGTGTGACACTTACACACCTGCAGCCTCTGCTGCGTGCCAGGCCTTCCAGGCTGCTTTCTCACCCACCAAACAGCCTGAGGCTCTCAGCTTCTGCAAGGATGAGATCCTTAAC GTACTTCAGGATATTTTGTTAAAGGAAACTGCCGACACACTGAGCGATCCACA AAgtgtgacagaggaggagagagaaggtaAATATGTCCGCATGCTGACCAGTTCTCTGTTGGGGGTGAAGAGACTGCTCTCCCTGCTGCTCCAGAGTGACAGGACAGCCCTGGAGGAAAGACTAGCACAGCTTCTGAACTCCGGGAAGTTCTGGAAATACAGTAAACACAAGACACCACAG GTGCGAGGGGCATTTTTCGAGAtggtgtgtgctctgtgtgagTTCACTCCAGGACTGGTCCAGGCTGAAGCAGCACGACTCTGCCCCGCTGTTCTCCTCAGCATTGATGACACAGATCCTGTAGTGCTGCCTCCTGTGTGGGAAGCTGTTCTTCACGTCGTGTCGACGATCCCC GATTGCTGGACTCATGTGAATGCCAAGAAGGGCTTCTTACCTAAACTTTGGGCTCTACTAAAGGAGGGTGGCAAAGGCATGGCGAAAGCTTTCCACCCTAATCTAATGCCGCTCCTCAGCAAGCTGCCCCCACAGGTCACTGAGCCAACCTTGGACTTCTACACCACCTTCTTCTCTTCATTCATACAagg TCTGTCTAGTGAGCGTGCAGTGGCAAGCCCATCGGAAAGTGCAGCTATAGTGACTTCTGTTGTCGAGTGCCTGAGGTACTGCACACTTCAAAatacagaagaagaggaggaacagaAAAAGATTCGAACCATGCTTATTTCACAGCAG cTCCTGCCACTACTAGAAAAGGCTTTTGGAAGTCCCTCCCTTCAAAACGGTCCTCTGTTCCTTTTGGTCACTGAAATACTTGTTTCCTGGGAGAAACGGGCAGGCTTACATAGTGAAGCTGAAGCTAATGGCAGCAGTGATGTCTTTCAAGGGCTTCTGGCAGACTTCTGGGAAGGACTCGGCCTTTTGTTTGTGCGTTATGCCGACAATGAGGATGCAGATCCACAGGCTTTAGAAGGGGTAGCCACCTTGCTGCAG GTAATGCGCTATCCTGAGAGAGTAAAAAGAAAGCACATCCAGAAGAAGAAATCTGTCAAGATCTGTTTTTCTAAACCAGAAGACAATGAGAAAACTGGAGTCGAGGGGGATGGTGTCGAGAAGCCTGTTCAGACAGTGTCTGAGCTGGTGAATGAGAAGTCATTTGGGTCCCTACAGACGCAGCATTTTGAGGACGTAGTGTGCCAGCTGGCACAACTGTGCCTGGTGCATGTGAATGAGAAAAACTCGGAGAGACACCTTGTTTTCctttccctcctcctgcagtcTTTCCACACACCCAGGGTCTTCAGT ACACTGGTCGAAATGGATGACAAAATAACGGACGGTGAGCAGAGGGACGAGGTGACCGCGAAGAATCCAGCAGTGCAGTTCCTGTTGGAGCGGGTGGTGGTGTGGCTGGCTGAGAAGGGCCGCAGAGACACTGAGCATGTGGTGGAGTTGGTCTTCAGCTCACTGtactgctgcagccagcaggagACCATCCGCATCCTCAACCACATCACTATG ATGGAGTTACAGTGGAGAATTATCCTGCAAATTATACAGAGG GCATGTACAGATCCTGAGACTCTAAAGAGCTGTCGTGATTGGCTGAAAGGTTCAGTTTTGGGCGAGCAACTCTTGGGATTAACTGAGGAGCTGTGCAATGTGGGATGCAGCTCTCCCAgttccacctcctccaccagcaACCACAGCTGGACCCTTATCAGCCTGGTCCTCTCTCAGCACCACAACAACG AGCCTCTGATAGGGGAGGTGTACCTGGAGAAGATCTTAGAGAGGCTCCATGCCACTCTGTCTGAGACCAAGAGTCTGTCAGATGCAGGCAACATGGAGCCACTCATCTGCTTCATCTGTGATGTGGCCTCCACATTCTTCTCCTCTGTGCAAgactgtcttcttcttctctctgctgaGGAGCTCTTGCTCACCGTCTTCCAGCTCACTGCTCAAgatcagacacacactcacctgtcTG ACTCACTTTTAGATAAGCTGAGGAAAGTATGTGTAGCTGGGGTGCGGTCACTGGTCCAACACTCTGAATGTGAGGTCAAGGAAGGTGGTTTCCTGCATAGTGCAGCCCTTTGGGTGACAAACCAGCTACTCACAGTCTCTCTGGATATTAAAAG TTTGCAGGTTCTAATTCTGGCTGTACAGAGCCTAGTGGAGACAATCATCTCTGTCTGCGATCAAGATTCCCCCCTTCTCGTCCAGGTCTTCACACAGCTGACACCCAGCCAGACAGAATGGACAAGAATCAGACATGCCTTACCTCCTCAG TGGATCAAAAGCCCCTTACTGTCCAGCCGCCACCGAGGAGTTTGTGAAAAACCCTCCATAGACATCTGGAAGTCTAAGGTGTCAACCAGGCTGCCAGCCCACCTATGTGCCTGTGCCCTGTTGGGGAAGGTGGCCCGGACTGTTGCATCCACACCTCATGATGAAAAGCCGGCAGAATGTCCTTCACACTTGCCAAACCTTAagtacacag TTTCAGAACTGTTGTATGCACTGCAGTGGTGTAAGGAGGTAGAGTACATCCCTGCCTATCAGAGCCTGCTGACCGACTGGGGGCTGTTAGGACTCCAGAACCAGGTTCCTATGAAAGATCTGCTGGGTACTCTCTACTCAAG GTCAGTGGAGGATGGAGGTCTATGGTCTCTGACTCTAGAAAACTACATCCACTCCAACAACTTGGCATCCACTCACAGTGCAACAGTGAGGAAGCTTTACAGCAGCGCAGACAG TTTGTTCCCGGTGTCTCAAAGCAAACTGAGCACGCTTCAGGTGCTCTGCCCCACCATGACCAAAGAAGACAGAGAGACTCTCGTTGCTCTTGCAACTGCTGGAATAATCAACTGGCAGGAGAATGACG ATGTGTATGGGTGTCTGGCAGTGTTGGTGTGCTGTCTAAATGCCAACACACAAGTAGAGGATGAGGTTGTGCAGGCTATTCTGGCCACCATGATGGAGTGGAGGAACAGCAAGGAGGACTGGTTCCTCTTTAGCAG TGACCTGTCCAAAGCCTCTGCAGGACAGCTGAACCTTGCTGTGGAGATGATCCGTTTCCTCTCCTGGCTGGTGACTCACTGTCCGACAGTTCTCGGGGGCAGCCAGTGGGACTTCTTGCTCTGCTCTATGTTAGCCTGGTTGGAG ACGGCCAGTGAGAAGGTGAGCAGTCTGTGGAACCCATGggtgcagctgtttgtgtgtgagaacgCTGCATTGATAGTGAAGCTGAACCAGTTCTTCATATCACCTTCATCTGAAGTGCTGGAGAAGCTGCCGCCTGAACTGACTGGTGAATGGAGAGACTTTTTCGTGGAAGGAATCTACAACCTGCTGTTTCCTCTGCCTGTCAATATCACAG ATGCCTTCACTGAACCGGACGACCCTGTGTTTCCAATGGCGGTACTGCAGTCAGTTGGTGTGGCTCTGACATATATGCCAGTGCAGCAGCTAAAACAGAACTCGCTGCCACCACGGTTCATAGCAGACCAGAAGACAAACCTGCCAGAGCCCCTCCAGACGCTCCTCAACACCCTCTGCCCTTTGCTGCTGTTTAAGGCCAGGCCCCTGCAGATCACCATTTACCACCTGTTAGAAAA AGTCATGCCTCAGCTGCCCGAGTGTGATGGAGAAGGAGACAACAACAAGTCTGATGATGACGGAGATGAGCCATGTCT TTCTCCTCCAGCTGCTCTGATGGCCATCCTGTCGACCTGTGAGGAACTGTGTGATAGTATCCTGGCAGGGGTTCAAGTAGGAGAGTTTGCAGTGGTCCAGCCTCTCAGTGTGGAGTACTCCTGCATCCTGGGGTACCTGCTGGCCTGGAAGCTGCTCCTCACTTTCTTCAAATCTTCACCCTCACAT CTGCGAGCCCATTATGCCCAGTATCTTAAGAGAAGCTGCTCACTGAACAAGCTCCTCTTGCACCTCTTCAAACTGATGCCTGAGAACCCCACCTACCCAAGCCAGGGAGCAGAGACAAAGGAAACCAAAACCTTCTTTACAGAGAGCCAGTGTCTAGCTGTTGACA ACGATGACAATGTCAAGTGGGAGCTCCCTCATCTGGCTTGCAGCGTGTACTACAGCACAGTGCAGGACCTACCTGCCATGGTGCGGCTGTGGTGGAACGGGCAAGAGAAGAGAGTGAGCGCCGCTGCGGAGAAATTCACCATTAAATACGTCAGCCCTGTTCTCTCAGCCGAGGAGATCTCGTCTGTCCACTCCAGCACTCAAATGTTTGACAGCATGACT GTAAAGGCCCGCTCAGCAGCACGGGAGGTGATTGCTACCTATTCTGTGGATGACATCTTCATCGAGTTGGTGATTCAGCTACCACAGAACTACCCTCTGGGCTCTATCACTGTAGAGAGTGGGAAGCGTGTGGGAGTTGCTGTACAGCAGTGGAGGAACTGGATGCTGCAACTGAGCACCTATCTCACACATCAG aACGGCAGCATAATGGAGGGCCTGGCTCTGTGGAAGAACAATGTGGATAAGCGCTTCGAGGGAATCGAGGACTGTATGATCTGCTTCTCTGTTATCCATGGCTCCAACTACTCCCTGCCCAAGAAGGGTTGCCGCACCTGCAAGAAGAAATTTCACTCAGCTTGTTTG tacaAATGGTTCACCTCCAGCAACAAGTCCACCTGTCCACTGTGCAGAGAAACCTTCTTCTAA